A single window of Huiozyma naganishii CBS 8797 chromosome 10, complete genome DNA harbors:
- the RPL19A gene encoding 60S ribosomal protein eL19 (similar to Saccharomyces cerevisiae RPL19B (YBL027W) and RPL19A (YBR084C-A); ancestral locus Anc_3.312): protein MANLRTQKRLAASVVGAGKRKVWLDPNETSEIAQANSRNAIRKLVKNGTIVKKAVTVHSRSRTRAHTLSKRAGRHSGYGKRKGTKEARLPSQVVWIRRLRVLRRLLAKYRDAGKIDKHLYHTLYKESKGNAFKHKRALVEHIIQAKADSQREKALAEEAEARRSKNKAARARRAQKVAEKREALLK from the exons AT GGCTAACTTACGTACTCAAAAGAGACTTGCCGCTTCTGTTGTCGGTGCCGGTAAGAGAAAGGTTTGGTTGGACCCAAACGAAACCTCTGAGATTGCCCAGGCCAACTCCAGAAACGCCATCAGAAAGTTGGTCAAGAACGGTACCATCGTCAAGAAGGCCGTCACCGTCCACTCCAGATCCAGAACTAGAGCTCACACCCTATCCAAGAGAGCTGGTCGTCACTCCGGTTACGGTAAGAGAAAGGGTACCAAGGAAGCCAGATTGCCATCCCAAGTTGTCTGGATCAGAAGATTGAGAGTCTTGAGAAGACTCTTGGCCAAGTACCGTGACGCCGGTAAGATCGACAAGCACCTATACCACACTCTATACAAGGAGTCCAAGGGTAACGCTTTCAAGCACAAGAGAGCTTTGGTCGAACATATCATCCAAGCCAAGGCTGACTCTCAACGTGAAAAGGCGTTGGCTGAAGAAGCTGAAGCCAGAAGatccaagaacaaggcCGCTCGTGCCAGAAGAGCCCAAAAGGTCGCCGAAAAGAGAGAAGCTTTGTTGAAATAA
- the AAC3 gene encoding ADP/ATP carrier protein AAC3 (similar to Saccharomyces cerevisiae PET9 (YBL030C) and AAC3 (YBR085W); ancestral locus Anc_3.316), with protein sequence MSDNKQSNFAVDFLMGGVSAAVAKTVASPIERVKLLIQNQDEMIKQGSLDRRYNGIVDCFKRTAQQEGIISFWRGNTANVIRYFPTQALNFAFKDKIKLMFGFKKEEGYAKWFAGNLASGGAAGGLSLLFVYSLDYARTRLAADAKSSKKGGERQFNGLIDVYKKTLKSDGISGLYRGFMPSVVGIVVYRGLYFGMYDSLKPLLLTGSLEGSFLASFLLGWVVTTGASTCSYPLDTIRRRMMMTSGQAVKYNGAFDAFRKIVAAEGVTSLFKGCGANILRGVAGAGVISMYDQLQMILFGKKFK encoded by the coding sequence ATGAGTGACAACAAGCAGTCTAACTTCGCCGTCGACTTTTTGATGGGCGGTGTCTCCGCCGCGGTTGCCAAAACAGTGGCCTCCCCCATCGAGAGAGTCAAGCTTCTGATCCAGAACCAGGACGAGATGATCAAGCAGGGGTCTCTGGACAGAAGGTATAACGGTATTGTCGACTGTTTCAAGAGAACTGCCCAGCAGGAAGGTATTATCTCCTTCTGGAGAGGTAACACTGCCAACGTTATCCGGTACTTCCCCACCCAGGCGCTGAACTTCGCCTTCAAGGATAAGATTAAGCTGATGTTCGGGTTtaagaaggaggaagggTACGCTAAGTGGTTTGCCGGTAACTTGGCCTCCGGtggtgctgctggtggTCTTTCCCTACTGTTTGTGTACTCTCTAGATTACGCAAGAACTAGATTGGCCGCCGACGCGAAGTCCTCCAAGAAGGGCGGCGAGAGACAATTCAACGGGCTTATCGACGTCTACAAGAAGACTTTGAAGTCTGACGGTATTTCCGGTCTGTACAGAGGGTTTATGCCATCCGTCGTTGGTATCGTCGTCTACAGAGGGTTGTACTTCGGTATGTACGACTCGTTGAAACCATTGCTGCTAACTGGTTCTCTAGAGGGTTCCTTCTTGGCCTCGTTCTTGCTGGGTTGGGTTGTCACCACCGGTGCATCCACTTGCTCGTACCCATTGGACACCatcagaagaagaatgatGATGACCTCGGGCCAAGCTGTCAAGTACAACGGTGCATTCGACGCATTCAGGAAGATCGTCGCCGCTGAAGGTGTTACCTCCTTGTTCAAGGGCTGTGGTGCCAACATTCTAAGAGGTGTTGCCGGTGCCGGTGTCATCTCCATGTACGACCAACTGCAAATGATCCTTTTCgggaagaagttcaaataA